A window from Streptomyces sp. NBC_00299 encodes these proteins:
- the cofC gene encoding 2-phospho-L-lactate guanylyltransferase: MQWTLVIPLKPLARAKSRLSDTASDGLRPGLALAFAQDTVVAALACPAVKDVAVVTGDALAGRELGALGAHIVPDEPGGGLNAALAHAAAVVRSSRPESALAALNADLPALRPLELARVLDAAAEFPRAFLPDAAAIGTTLLAAAPGHELRPAFGEDSRARHRASGAVELCLDEVDSVRQDVDTGEDLRAALALGVGSRTTAAAARLLIAPHPNHNPS; the protein is encoded by the coding sequence GTGCAGTGGACCTTGGTCATACCCCTGAAACCCTTGGCGCGGGCGAAGAGCAGGCTGTCGGACACCGCTTCGGACGGGCTGCGCCCGGGCCTGGCCCTCGCGTTCGCCCAGGACACCGTGGTGGCGGCGCTGGCCTGCCCGGCGGTGAAGGATGTGGCAGTCGTCACGGGCGACGCGCTGGCGGGCCGCGAGCTGGGCGCACTTGGCGCGCACATCGTCCCGGACGAGCCGGGCGGCGGCCTGAACGCGGCACTGGCCCACGCGGCGGCAGTCGTACGGTCGTCCCGTCCCGAAAGCGCCCTGGCGGCCCTGAACGCCGATCTCCCGGCCCTGCGCCCGCTGGAATTGGCCCGCGTCCTGGACGCTGCGGCGGAATTCCCCCGCGCTTTCCTCCCCGACGCCGCGGCAATCGGTACCACTCTGCTGGCCGCTGCCCCCGGACATGAATTGCGGCCCGCATTCGGCGAGGATTCCCGGGCCCGCCATCGTGCGTCCGGGGCAGTGGAACTGTGCCTCGACGAGGTGGACTCGGTACGCCAGGATGTGGACACCGGCGAGGATCTGCGGGCCGCGCTGGCCCTGGGCGTGGGCTCGCGAACGACGGCGGCAGCGGCACGTCTGCTCATCGCCCCGCACCCGAACCACAACCCGTCGTAG
- a CDS encoding HU family DNA-binding protein, with translation MNKAQLVEAIADKMGGRQQAAEAVDHVLDAIVRAVVSGERVSVTGFGSFEKVDRPARYARNPQTGERVRVKKTSVPRFRAGQGFKDLVSGSKKLPRGGEVAVKKAPKGSLTGGASATVKKAAAKKTTKAAAKKTTAKKTTAKKTTAVAKKTTAKKAPAKKTTAAAKKTTAAKKTTAKKATAKKAPAKKATAKKAPAKKSTARKTTAKKATARKR, from the coding sequence GTGAACAAGGCGCAGCTCGTAGAAGCGATTGCCGACAAGATGGGCGGCCGCCAGCAGGCCGCCGAGGCTGTCGACCACGTACTGGACGCCATCGTCCGCGCGGTCGTCTCGGGTGAGCGGGTCTCCGTCACCGGCTTCGGTTCGTTCGAGAAGGTCGACCGGCCTGCTCGTTACGCCCGTAACCCCCAGACGGGCGAGCGGGTTCGGGTCAAGAAGACCTCCGTTCCCCGCTTCCGTGCGGGTCAGGGCTTCAAGGACCTGGTGAGCGGCTCGAAGAAGCTCCCCCGGGGCGGCGAGGTCGCCGTCAAGAAGGCGCCCAAGGGCAGCCTGACCGGTGGCGCCTCGGCGACGGTCAAGAAGGCCGCCGCGAAGAAGACCACCAAGGCGGCCGCGAAGAAGACGACCGCGAAGAAGACGACGGCCAAGAAGACGACGGCCGTCGCCAAGAAGACCACCGCGAAGAAGGCGCCGGCGAAGAAGACCACGGCCGCCGCCAAGAAGACCACCGCGGCGAAGAAGACCACGGCCAAGAAGGCGACGGCCAAGAAGGCCCCGGCGAAGAAGGCGACCGCCAAGAAGGCGCCCGCCAAGAAGTCGACGGCTCGCAAGACCACGGCCAAGAAGGCCACCGCCCGCAAGAGGTAG
- the leuD gene encoding 3-isopropylmalate dehydratase small subunit — protein MEAFTTHTGRVVPLRRSNVDTDQIIPAHWLKKVTRDGFEDGLFEAWRKDSEFVLNRPEREGATVLVAGPDFGTGSSREHAVWALQNYGFKAVISSRFADIFRGNSLKNGLLTVVLEQKIVDALWELTEKDPQAEVTVDLQAREVRAEGITASFELDENSRWRLLNGLDDISITLQNEADIAAYETKRPSFKPRTLQS, from the coding sequence ATGGAAGCATTCACCACGCACACCGGCCGGGTCGTCCCGCTGCGCCGCTCCAACGTCGACACCGACCAGATCATCCCTGCTCACTGGCTCAAGAAGGTGACCAGGGACGGGTTCGAGGACGGGCTGTTCGAGGCCTGGCGCAAGGATTCGGAGTTCGTGCTCAACCGCCCCGAGCGCGAAGGCGCCACGGTGCTGGTCGCCGGTCCCGACTTCGGCACCGGTTCCTCTCGTGAGCACGCCGTGTGGGCGCTGCAGAACTACGGCTTCAAGGCCGTCATCTCGTCGCGTTTCGCGGACATCTTCCGCGGCAACTCGCTCAAGAACGGCCTGCTCACGGTGGTTCTGGAGCAGAAGATCGTGGACGCGCTGTGGGAGCTCACCGAGAAGGACCCGCAGGCCGAGGTCACGGTCGACCTTCAGGCCCGTGAGGTGCGCGCCGAGGGCATCACCGCCTCCTTCGAGCTGGACGAGAACTCCCGCTGGCGGCTGCTGAACGGCCTCGACGACATCTCGATCACCCTGCAGAACGAGGCCGACATCGCCGCCTACGAGACGAAGCGGCCGTCGTTCAAGCCGCGCACCCTCCAGTCCTGA
- the leuC gene encoding 3-isopropylmalate dehydratase large subunit, which yields MGRTLAEKVWDDHVVRRAEGEPDLLFIDLHLLHEVTSPQAFDGLRKSGRQVRRLDLTIATEDHNTPTLDIDKPIADPVSRIQLETLRKNAADFGVRLHPLGDVEQGVVHVVGPQLGLTQPGMTVVCGDSHTSTHGAFGGLAFGIGTSQVEHVLATQTLPMARPKTMAITVNGELPEGVTAKDLILAIIARIGTGGGQGYVLEYRGSAIEKLSMEARMTICNMSIEAGARAGMIAPDQTTFDYLEGRPHAPKGEDWDAAVAYWKTLKTDEGAEFDAEVVIEAAELSPFVTWGTNPGQGAPLSADVPDPASYEDASERFAAEKALEYMGLEAGQPLRSIKVDTVFVGSCTNGRIEDLRAAAELVKGRKVADGVRMLVVPGSARVGLQAVSEGLDVVFKEAGAEWRHAGCSMCLGMNPDQLAPGERSASTSNRNFEGRQGKGGRTHLVSPQVAAATAVLGHLASPADLSDAETRTPAGV from the coding sequence ATGGGTAGGACACTCGCGGAGAAGGTCTGGGACGACCATGTCGTCCGGCGCGCCGAGGGCGAGCCCGACCTCCTCTTCATCGATCTGCACCTGCTGCACGAGGTGACCAGCCCGCAGGCCTTCGACGGCCTCCGCAAGAGCGGTCGCCAGGTGCGCCGGCTCGACCTGACCATCGCCACCGAGGACCACAACACCCCGACCCTCGACATCGACAAGCCCATCGCGGACCCGGTCTCCCGCATCCAGCTGGAGACGCTGCGCAAGAACGCCGCCGACTTCGGTGTGCGCCTGCACCCGCTGGGCGACGTCGAGCAGGGCGTCGTGCACGTCGTCGGCCCCCAGCTGGGACTGACCCAGCCCGGCATGACCGTCGTCTGCGGTGACTCGCACACCTCCACGCACGGCGCCTTCGGCGGTCTGGCGTTCGGCATCGGCACCTCCCAGGTCGAGCATGTGCTGGCCACCCAGACGCTGCCCATGGCCCGCCCGAAGACCATGGCCATCACGGTCAACGGCGAACTGCCCGAGGGCGTCACCGCCAAGGACCTGATCCTGGCGATCATCGCCCGGATCGGCACCGGCGGCGGCCAGGGCTACGTCCTGGAATACCGCGGCTCCGCCATCGAGAAGCTCTCGATGGAGGCCCGGATGACCATCTGCAACATGTCGATCGAGGCCGGCGCCCGCGCGGGCATGATCGCCCCCGACCAGACCACCTTCGACTACCTCGAGGGCCGTCCGCACGCCCCCAAGGGCGAGGACTGGGACGCGGCCGTCGCGTACTGGAAGACGCTGAAGACGGACGAGGGCGCCGAGTTCGACGCCGAGGTCGTGATCGAGGCCGCCGAACTGTCGCCGTTCGTCACCTGGGGCACCAACCCCGGCCAGGGTGCGCCGCTTTCGGCGGACGTCCCCGATCCTGCTTCGTACGAAGACGCTTCGGAGCGCTTCGCCGCCGAAAAGGCCCTGGAATACATGGGGTTGGAGGCCGGTCAGCCGCTGCGCTCCATCAAGGTGGACACCGTCTTCGTAGGCTCGTGCACCAACGGCCGCATCGAGGACCTGCGCGCCGCCGCGGAGCTCGTGAAGGGCCGCAAAGTCGCCGACGGCGTACGGATGCTGGTCGTCCCGGGCTCGGCTCGGGTGGGTCTGCAGGCCGTTTCCGAGGGCCTGGACGTCGTCTTCAAGGAGGCCGGCGCCGAGTGGCGGCACGCGGGCTGCTCGATGTGTCTGGGCATGAACCCCGACCAGCTGGCCCCGGGTGAGCGCTCCGCGTCCACTTCCAACCGCAACTTCGAGGGCCGGCAGGGCAAGGGCGGTCGTACGCACCTGGTGTCGCCGCAGGTCGCGGCGGCCACCGCGGTCCTGGGCCACCTGGCCTCCCCGGCCGACCTGTCCGACGCCGAGACCCGTACGCCCGCTGGAGTCTGA
- the ndgR gene encoding IclR family transcriptional regulator NdgR: MDNSSGVGVLDKAALVLSALESGPATLAGLVSATGLARPTAHRLAVALEHHRMVARDMQGRFILGPRLSELAAAAGEDRLLATAGPVLTHLRDVTGESAQLYRRQGDMRICVAAAERLSGLRDTVPVGSTLTMKAGSSAQILMAWEEPERLHRGLQGARFTATALSGVRRRGWAQSIGEREPGVASVSAPVRGPSNRVVAAVSVSGPIERLTRHPGRMHAQAVIDAAGRLSEALRRSG; encoded by the coding sequence ATGGACAACAGTAGCGGCGTCGGCGTTCTGGACAAGGCAGCCCTTGTCCTGAGCGCCCTGGAGTCCGGTCCGGCCACCCTCGCAGGGCTCGTCTCGGCCACCGGACTGGCACGACCCACGGCCCATCGACTGGCCGTGGCTCTGGAACACCACCGCATGGTGGCGCGTGACATGCAGGGCCGTTTCATTCTCGGCCCTCGCCTCTCGGAACTGGCCGCGGCGGCCGGTGAGGACCGCCTGCTCGCCACGGCGGGCCCGGTCCTCACCCACCTCCGTGACGTGACCGGCGAGAGCGCACAGCTCTACCGCCGCCAGGGCGACATGCGCATCTGCGTCGCCGCGGCGGAGCGTCTGTCCGGCCTGCGGGACACGGTCCCGGTCGGCTCGACGCTCACCATGAAGGCGGGCTCCTCGGCGCAGATCCTCATGGCCTGGGAGGAGCCGGAGCGCCTGCACCGCGGTCTGCAGGGCGCCCGCTTCACAGCGACGGCCCTCTCCGGCGTACGACGCCGAGGCTGGGCCCAGTCGATCGGCGAGCGCGAGCCGGGCGTCGCGTCCGTCTCCGCGCCGGTGCGCGGCCCGTCGAACCGCGTGGTGGCCGCCGTATCGGTCTCCGGCCCCATCGAGCGCCTCACCCGCCACCCCGGCCGCATGCACGCACAGGCGGTCATC